Proteins encoded within one genomic window of Rossellomorea vietnamensis:
- a CDS encoding dihydroorotate dehydrogenase — translation MKSLQIELPGLSLKNPVMPASGCFGFGREYSQFYDLSELGAIMIKATTEEARFGNPTPRVAETNGGMLNAIGLQNPGLKGVMENELPWLSQFDVPIIANVAGSQVEDYVEVARVISSAENVTALELNISCPNVKTGGIAFGTIPEVAKELTEKVKEVSQVPLYVKLSPNVSNIVDMAKAVEAGGADGLTMINTLLGMRLDMKTGKPVLANKTGGLSGPAIKPVAIRMIYEVSQQVDLPIIGMGGIQSAEDVIEYFYAGASAIAVGTANFVDPFVCQRIINELPPLLEELGVEHISELTGRSWGKHESSTVHST, via the coding sequence ATGAAATCATTACAAATCGAATTGCCAGGCTTGTCTTTAAAAAACCCGGTCATGCCGGCATCAGGCTGCTTTGGTTTCGGTCGTGAATATAGTCAGTTTTATGATTTGAGCGAGCTTGGAGCGATCATGATCAAAGCGACGACGGAAGAGGCACGCTTTGGAAATCCTACTCCAAGAGTTGCTGAAACAAACGGGGGTATGCTGAATGCAATCGGGTTACAAAACCCCGGACTCAAAGGTGTGATGGAAAACGAACTTCCATGGCTTTCACAATTTGATGTACCGATCATTGCAAACGTGGCTGGTTCCCAAGTGGAAGATTATGTGGAAGTGGCAAGGGTCATTTCTTCCGCTGAAAACGTAACGGCACTTGAACTCAATATCTCCTGTCCCAATGTCAAAACGGGAGGAATCGCTTTTGGGACCATCCCTGAAGTGGCTAAGGAATTGACTGAAAAGGTTAAAGAAGTCTCACAGGTCCCGCTATATGTGAAATTATCTCCTAATGTCTCCAATATCGTCGACATGGCCAAGGCTGTTGAGGCAGGAGGGGCGGATGGCCTGACCATGATCAATACCCTCCTCGGGATGAGACTGGATATGAAGACGGGCAAGCCGGTTCTTGCGAACAAAACCGGCGGATTATCCGGCCCAGCCATCAAACCGGTTGCCATCAGGATGATCTATGAAGTGAGCCAGCAGGTGGATCTCCCGATTATCGGGATGGGGGGAATACAATCAGCTGAAGATGTGATTGAATACTTCTATGCAGGAGCCAGTGCCATCGCAGTCGGGACGGCGAATTTCGTTGATCCATTCGTATGTCAGCGAATCATCAATGAGTTACCGCCTCTACTTGAGGAGCTCGGGGTCGAACATATATCCGAATTAACCGGAAGGAGCTGGGGGAAACATGAATCGAGCACCGTTCATAGCACTTGA
- the pyrE gene encoding orotate phosphoribosyltransferase: protein MKHEIAKKLLDIEAVFLNPTEPFTWSSGIKSPIYCDNRLTLSYPSVRDSISTGLSELIRKHFPEAEVIAGTATAGIPHAAWVSEKLNLPMCYVRSKPKAHGKGKQIEGIAAPGQKVVVVEDLISTGGSCITAVDALREAGCDVLGVVAIFTYELEKGKRMLEEQNITSYALSDYSSLLEVAVQNEIIRESEWEQLKLWRKDPESWGM from the coding sequence ATGAAACATGAAATCGCAAAGAAACTACTCGACATCGAAGCCGTATTTTTAAACCCGACGGAGCCATTTACTTGGTCATCCGGCATAAAGTCACCGATTTATTGTGATAATCGACTGACCCTGTCGTATCCTTCAGTGCGGGACAGCATCTCAACAGGACTGTCCGAGTTGATCCGAAAGCACTTTCCGGAAGCGGAAGTCATCGCAGGAACAGCGACGGCGGGAATTCCACATGCCGCGTGGGTGAGCGAGAAATTAAATCTTCCCATGTGTTATGTCCGGTCAAAGCCTAAAGCCCATGGAAAAGGAAAGCAGATTGAGGGGATCGCGGCACCGGGACAAAAGGTTGTCGTCGTTGAAGATCTGATCTCCACGGGGGGCAGCTGTATAACTGCGGTTGACGCCTTAAGAGAAGCGGGATGTGACGTATTAGGGGTGGTTGCGATCTTCACATATGAATTGGAAAAAGGGAAAAGAATGCTTGAAGAACAAAACATTACATCCTATGCCCTCTCTGATTATTCAAGCTTACTTGAGGTAGCGGTCCAAAATGAGATCATCCGTGAAAGTGAATGGGAACAATTGAAGCTTTGGAGAAAAGACCCTGAGAGCTGGGGGATGTAA
- a CDS encoding Rqc2 family fibronectin-binding protein: MSFDGLFTRNMTKELNENLIHGRINKIHQPYKNEIILVIRANGKNHKVLLSAHPSYSRVQLTAENYDNPSVPPMFCMLLRKHLEGSIIEGISQIGLDRMIVFEVKGRNEIGDISYKQLIVEIMGRHSNIILVDKERNMILDSIKHISPSMNTHRTVLPGHTYVLPPQQDKIDPLEAETVDVLRALDFNSGKLDKQIVQSFAGISPLYAKEVVHRAGIGSGAAIAESFLSLIAHAKNFDIAPTLITADKETFYWMDLQHLGGEKQTFPSLSELLDRFFYQKASRDRVKQQGNDLERFIRNERDKNINKITKLERTLDDAQQADRYQLLGELLTSNLYAVERGMTEVSVVNYYDENGESITIPLNPQKSPSDNAQNYFSRYQKAKNAIKIVHEQIEKAQEEIVYLEQLLQQLESASTKDVEEIREELEEEGYLKVRKQTKKKKANMKPVLEQYTSTDGTKILVGKNNKQNDYLTNRVAGRDEVWLHTKDIPGSHVVIKSSNPTDETIKEAANIAAYFSKARESSSVPVDFTEVKQVKKPKGAKPGFVIYEGQQTVYVTPDLDLVRSLKD; the protein is encoded by the coding sequence ATGTCATTTGATGGATTATTCACAAGAAACATGACGAAAGAATTGAATGAAAACTTAATACACGGACGCATTAACAAAATACATCAACCTTATAAAAATGAAATCATCCTGGTTATCCGGGCAAATGGAAAGAACCATAAAGTGCTCTTATCCGCTCACCCAAGTTACTCACGTGTTCAATTGACTGCTGAGAATTATGACAACCCCTCGGTTCCACCGATGTTTTGTATGCTCTTGCGGAAACATCTTGAAGGGTCGATCATCGAAGGGATCAGTCAGATCGGATTGGATCGGATGATTGTATTTGAAGTGAAGGGCAGAAACGAGATCGGGGATATATCTTATAAACAACTGATCGTTGAAATAATGGGCCGTCACAGTAATATCATCCTGGTCGATAAAGAACGAAATATGATTCTTGACAGCATCAAGCATATTTCACCAAGCATGAACACCCATCGTACTGTATTGCCTGGCCATACCTACGTGTTGCCGCCTCAACAGGATAAAATCGATCCACTTGAAGCAGAAACAGTAGATGTATTACGCGCCCTTGATTTCAATTCGGGTAAGCTTGATAAACAGATTGTCCAATCCTTCGCCGGTATCTCACCGCTTTACGCGAAGGAAGTCGTACACCGTGCAGGGATCGGCAGCGGGGCAGCCATTGCCGAGTCATTCCTATCATTGATTGCTCATGCAAAAAACTTTGATATAGCGCCGACCCTGATCACAGCAGATAAGGAAACATTCTACTGGATGGACCTTCAACATCTTGGGGGTGAAAAACAAACATTCCCTTCCTTGAGTGAACTGCTCGACCGTTTCTTTTATCAGAAGGCTTCACGTGATCGAGTCAAGCAACAAGGAAATGACCTCGAGCGGTTCATTCGAAATGAAAGGGATAAGAACATCAACAAAATAACGAAACTGGAGCGAACGCTTGACGATGCCCAACAGGCTGACCGCTATCAGCTGCTCGGTGAACTTCTTACTTCGAATCTATATGCCGTGGAACGTGGGATGACGGAGGTGAGCGTAGTCAATTATTATGACGAAAACGGGGAAAGTATCACGATTCCATTAAATCCTCAAAAGTCGCCTTCGGATAATGCACAGAATTATTTTTCACGTTATCAAAAAGCGAAGAATGCCATAAAGATCGTCCATGAACAAATTGAAAAAGCACAGGAAGAGATCGTGTATCTCGAACAATTACTGCAACAATTAGAATCTGCTTCAACGAAAGATGTGGAGGAAATCAGGGAGGAACTCGAAGAAGAGGGTTACCTGAAGGTCCGCAAGCAAACCAAAAAGAAAAAGGCCAATATGAAGCCCGTCCTGGAACAATACACGTCAACTGACGGAACAAAGATCCTGGTCGGTAAAAACAATAAACAAAACGACTACTTGACCAACCGGGTTGCAGGAAGAGATGAAGTCTGGCTTCATACGAAGGATATTCCAGGTTCTCACGTTGTCATCAAGAGTTCCAACCCAACTGATGAAACGATCAAGGAAGCTGCCAATATTGCCGCATACTTCAGTAAAGCCCGTGAATCCAGCTCCGTACCCGTTGATTTCACCGAAGTCAAACAGGTCAAGAAACCTAAAGGTGCCAAACCCGGATTCGTCATATATGAAGGACAGCAAACCGTATACGTGACACCGGATCTCGATTTGGTCCGATCGTTGAAAGATTGA
- the pyrF gene encoding orotidine-5'-phosphate decarboxylase: MNRAPFIALDFPTWEMTSTFLEQFSESLNVKVGMELYLQNGPAIIEKILNKNHRIFLDLKLHDIPHTVYGAMKGLAGFDLELVNVHAAGGSMMMEKALEGLYAGTPANHKRPNLIAVTQLTSTTEEQMQEEQLIHTTINESVLHYATLAKHAGLDGVVCSPHEARLIKDHCGNDFIRVTPGIRLAEDHIGDQKRVTTPQMAKELGSSYIVVGRSITGAANPVLAYERIVHEWEGKE; encoded by the coding sequence ATGAATCGAGCACCGTTCATAGCACTTGATTTCCCGACATGGGAGATGACTTCAACCTTCCTGGAACAATTTTCAGAAAGTCTGAATGTGAAAGTCGGTATGGAGTTGTACCTTCAAAATGGTCCGGCGATCATCGAGAAGATTTTAAATAAAAATCATCGGATTTTCCTGGACCTGAAGCTTCATGATATCCCTCATACAGTTTACGGAGCCATGAAAGGACTTGCAGGGTTCGATTTGGAGCTAGTCAACGTCCATGCTGCAGGCGGCAGCATGATGATGGAGAAGGCGCTGGAGGGTCTTTATGCCGGAACCCCTGCCAATCATAAGCGCCCAAATCTGATCGCCGTCACACAACTGACCTCGACAACGGAAGAACAGATGCAAGAAGAACAGCTTATCCACACGACCATCAATGAGTCCGTCCTGCATTATGCCACTCTTGCAAAGCATGCGGGACTTGACGGAGTGGTATGTTCACCCCACGAAGCCCGTCTGATAAAGGACCATTGCGGGAATGACTTTATAAGGGTCACTCCCGGGATCAGGTTAGCAGAAGATCACATTGGAGATCAAAAAAGAGTCACTACACCGCAAATGGCGAAAGAATTGGGTTCTTCCTACATCGTCGTTGGAAGAAGCATTACAGGTGCTGCGAATCCGGTCCTTGCTTATGAACGGATCGTACATGAATGGGAGGGCAAAGAATGA